Proteins found in one Vespula pensylvanica isolate Volc-1 chromosome 10, ASM1446617v1, whole genome shotgun sequence genomic segment:
- the LOC122632568 gene encoding probable ATP-dependent RNA helicase spindle-E isoform X2, giving the protein MDYLDIFKRNKKIKKIQLPPPYSERFQPSDMSLIDNLLNFNSTTTSNATGTNYIEEYIKKEEEELLQSAVSHISNTYGSGAKVDAVSMGSNPVIQELNNEKLTNVYRTFNFAYRPKTNLTITTMKDRIISMIDTNPVVIIEGPTGCGKTTQVPQFILDSCYKKRAHCNIIVTQPRRIAAISIAKRVSQEREWPVGTLVGYQVGMINNTSEDTRLTYCTTGVLLQKLINTKHMLEYTHIILDEIHERDQELDFLLLIVRKLLRTNSRTVKVVLMSATFNVEKFAKYFSSPVGNKLEPAPVIDIAKRTYFNINIYYLCQLGMLGPLPEVSRDEPKVTKNMMDFCVHIVIVLDELDMKADDAAYDSKAGLYNRHVILVFLPGINEIEEMHNILTSAKYENSKWDIIVLHSSVTNEEQHKIFEQPPKGYRRIILSTNIAESSITVPDVKYVIDFCLIKQLVTDPKTNFQCLELSWASKGNCQQRAGRTGRIMDGRVYRLVPKNFYDSVLHEEGNPEMLRAPLENLVLQAKILNMGEPKAILALSLDPPDLSNLERTILLLKESGALLNNNDKTQLFDGELTDLGRIMAALPLNIYVTKLIVLGHLFSVLRDMIIIGCSMTVKDMFCSPFGKKLLAYNVKFSWACDSESDCIAFLNVYKVWTSEKANRRLNNNATEKRWAQRQFVQIKVLREIEALVYDVTQRLKKFGITESVGINKVMWDDEVRPFVLKIVIAGAFYPNYFIKHQNIEELKEGHKILNGLDLTNTVYLQGWPLKQPGLLYARKIQNIFQDCFKSSAGKVNVSFKFSRIYLQFSKNYTDEERKIPLSVYRSIKMRQCNMPIEVSVLSEKNALDLAKKMNLKDKSIFFNNDISIKEGKKPAYINPNLPGLDISYIPIKIINVIDPGHFWIHINDKDTYDKIRQIKKVLNEEKSLKEFDSLPKINSLVAVPFKKTLQVEFYRGVIKNYIGKSDNKFALCQLIDIGHTIKIHPNDIRQIIHCKDIMKIPALALECVLANIQPCTIHSHKVYWPQEANNKFHELLESNEQIFGEIYSVVNSVIALTLIAVTTDKKININQILIDQELAMHKEESYLSRLNNDLRKRYENMSATQLLYYENMQYEDYNSCDDYPDPPEDSKCVSTVRLRGPFSPLECSLRHLTIAGRDKKVIIETNSVNSVLLDSNWKEQQKHLLVAGTVSQNVNGSNLTLRNTTLIPAIPGLTALLALIFTPRMELRRNSSGTCYVGALCGLGCDSSTKESLFPERDMEIYFDVEITFDDLQDINRLRHWMNIGMHINEKIEENNNFEEIVSYQNKIKIILSKLMDKCRKKQDSEMLMNFHKWGMYDELLFLQPSRMTMVKNNIYSLHWALELEEKNDELEKMTNHIKELRNLASEDERKLPNIEIYCDFCKVPIYSIPKLRIHLYTLVHRENEKKWNIKL; this is encoded by the exons ATGGATTacttagatatttttaaaagaaataaaaaaataaaaaagatccaaTTACCACCTCCATACAGTGAAAGATTTCAACCTAGTGATATGTCTTTAATAGACaatctattaaatttcaattcaaCAACTACAAGTAATGCAACAGGTACCAATTATatagaagaatatattaagaaggaagaagaagagcttCTTCag tcTGCTGTAAGTCACATATCAAATACTTATGGGAGTGGAGCTAAGGTGGATGCAGTATCTATGGGATCAAATCCTGTTATACAGGAacttaataatgaaaaattaacaaatgtatatagaaCATTTAACTTTGCCTATCGTCCAAAAACTAATTTAACTATCACTACAATGAAAGACCGTATAATCTCAATGATCGATACAAATCCTGTAGTTATTATAGAGGGACCAACTGGTTGTGGCAAAACAACACAAGTACCGCAATTTATTCTTGAttcttgttataaaaaaagagctCATTGTAATATCATAG TAACTCAACCTAGACGTATTGCTGCTATTAGTATTGCAAAAAGAGTTAgtcaagaaagagaatggcCTGTAGGAACTCTTGTTGGATATCAAGTAGGCATGATAAACAATACATCTGAAGATACCCGTTTAACATATTGTACAACTGGTGtgcttttacaaaaattaataaatacaaaacacATGTTGGAGTATACTCATATTATACTAGATGAAATTCATGAACGTGATCAGGAATTGGATTTCCTGTTGCTTATTGTAAGAAAATTGTTAAGGACAAATTCACGTACAGTGAAGGTTGTACTTATGTCTGCAACATTTAATGTTGAAAAATTtgctaaatatttttcatcaccTGTCGGCAATAAACTTGAACCTGCACCTGTCATTGATATTGCTAAACGAACTTactttaatataaacatttattatctgTGTCAACTTGGTATGTTAGGACCA ttACCAGAAGTATCACGAGATGAAccaaaagtaacaaaaaatatgatgGATTTTTGTGTACACATAGTAATTGTTCTTGATGAACTAGATATGAAGGCAGATGATGCAGCATATGACAGTAAAGCAGGTTTATATAATAGACATGTAATTCTTGTATTTTTGCCAGgaattaatgaaatagaagaaatgcATAACATATTAACATCTGCGAAATATGAAAACTCTAAATGGGATATTATCGTTTTACATTCATCAGTTACAAATGAAGAACAACACAAAATTTTTGAACAACCTCCAAAAGGCTATCgtcgtattattttatcaacaaaTATTGCTGAAAGTAGTATTACTGTACCCGATGTGAAGTATG TAATCGATTTTTGCCTGATAAAGCAACTTGTTACTGACCCAAAAACTAATTTTCAATGTTTGGAACTTTCTTGGGCTAGTAAAGGCAATTGTCAACAACGTGCTGGTCGTACAGGTCGTATAATGGATGGAAGAGTATATAGATTAGTAccaaaaaatttttacgat TCAGTACTACATGAAGAAGGAAATCCTGAAATGTTAAGAGCTCCTCTTGAAAACTTAGTACTTCAGGCAAAAATTCTAAACATGGGTGAACCTAAAGCTATTTTAGCTTTATCTCTTGATCCACCTGATCTTAGCAACTTAGAGCGTACAATACTCTTATTGAAAGAATCTGGTGCATTActcaataataatgataaaacacAACTTTTTGATGGTGAATTAACAGATCTCGGCCGTATAATGGCTGCTCTaccattaaatatttatgttacaAAATTGATTGTATTAGGTCATCTCTTCAGTGTTTTAAGAGACATGATAATAATTGGTTGTAGTATGACTGTAAAAGATATGTTTTGTAGCCCATttggaaagaaattattagcttataatgtaaaatttagTTGGGCTTGTGATTCAGAAAGTGATTGTATAGCATTTCTAAATGTTTACAAAGTATGGACAAGTGAAAAAGCAAATcgtcgtttaaataataatgctaCGGAAAAGAGATGGGCACAGAGACAGTTTGttcaaataaaagtattacgtGAAATTGAAGCTCTCGTATATGACGTAACtcaaagattgaaaaaatttgGTATAACTGAAAGTGTTGGAATTAATAAAGTTATGTGGGATGATGAAGTACGACCATTTGttctaaaaattgtaattgCTGGTGCATTTTAtcctaattattttattaaacaccAAAATATTGAAGAATTAAAAGAGGGGCATAAGATCTTGAATGGATTAGACTTAACAAATACAGTATATTTGCAAGGTTGGCCATTGAAACAGCCAGGACTTCTGTATGCACgcaaaattcaaaatatttttcaggaTTGTTTTAAATCTTCTGCCGGAAAAGtaaacgtttcttttaaattttcgcGTATATATCTTCAATTTAGTAAAAATTATacagatgaagaaagaaaaattccacTTTCAGTATATAGATCTATCAAAATGAGACAATGTAATATGCCTATTGAAGTATCTGTTTTAAGTGAAAAAAACGCTCTTGATTTagcaaaaaaaatgaatcttAAAGACaagtcaatattttttaataacgatatttctataaaagaagGCAAAAAACCTGCTTATATTAATCCGAATCTTCCAGGTCTTGATATTTCATACAttccaattaaaataataaat gTCATAGATCCTGGTCATTTTTGgatacatataaatgataaggatacatatgataaaataaggcaaataaaaaaagttctgaatgaagaaaaatcattaaaagaaTTCGATTCTCTTCCAAAGATTAACTCTCTTGTAGCTGTTCCATTCAAGAAAACTCTTCAAGTAGAATTTTACCGtggtgtaataaaaaattatatcggaAAATCCGATAACAAATTTGCTTTATGCCAATTAATCGATATAGGCCATACCATAAAAATTCATCCAAACGATATACGGCAAATTATACATTGTAAAGATATTATGAAAATCCCTGCTTTAGCACTGGAATGTGTTTTAGCTAATATTCAACCTTGTACGATACACAGCCACAAGGTATATTGGCCTCAGGAAGCTAATAACAAATTTCATGAGTTACTTGAAAGCAATGAACAAATATTTGGTGAAATATATTCTGTCGTTAATAGTGTTATAGCTTTAACATTGATAGCTGTAACTacagataagaaaattaatatcaatcaaatattaatagatCAAGAATTAGCAATGCACAAAGAAGAAAGTTATTTATCACGATTGAACAATGATTTacgaaaaagatatgaaaatatgaGTGCAACGCAACTTCTTTATTATGAAAACATGCAATACGAGGATTATAATTCATGTGATGATTATCCTGATCCTCCTGAAGATTCGAAATGCGTTTCAACGGTACGTTTACGTggtcctttttctcctctcgaaTGTTCCTTACGACATCTTACAATTGCTGGTAGAGATAAAAAGGTCATCATCGAAACAAATTCAGTTAATTCAGTCCTTCTGGATAGTAATTGGAAGGAACAACAGAAACATCTCTTGGTAGCTGGAACTGTAAGCCAGAATGTAAATGGTAGCAATTTAACATTACGTAATACCACTTTAATACCTGCCATTCCTGGTTTAACGGCTTTACTTGCTTTAATTTTTACACCACGTATGGAGTTACGACGTAATTCTTCCGGTACATGTTACGTTGGAGCATTATGTGGATTAGGATGTGATAGTTCTACTAAAGAAAGTCTTTTTCCAGAACGTGAtatggaaatatatttcgatgttGAGATAACATTTGATGATTTACAAGat ATAAATAGACTGCGACATTGGATGAATATCGGCATGCACATTAACGAAaagattgaagaaaataataattttgaagaaatagtttcttatcaaaataaaataaaaattatattatcgaaacTTATGgataaatgtagaaaaaagcAAGATTCTGAAATGTTGATGAATTTTCATAAATGGGGAATGTatgatgaattattatttctacaaCCTAGTAGAATGACTATggtcaaaaataatatttacagtTTACATTGGGCATTAGaattggaagagaaaaatgatgaacTCGAAAAAATGACGAATCATATCAAGGAATTACGTAATTTAGCTTCAGA AGATGAACGAAAATTACCAAATATTGAGATTTACTGCGATTTCTGCAAAGTACCTATATATAGTATTCCAAAACTTCGTATACATTTGTATACATTGGTAcatagagaaaatgaaaaaaaatggaatattaAACTTTGA